A genome region from Camelina sativa cultivar DH55 chromosome 10, Cs, whole genome shotgun sequence includes the following:
- the LOC104719790 gene encoding probable LRR receptor-like serine/threonine-protein kinase At1g63430 gives MQLSLVSLLVLGFLFVSCDAFASNEVEALIRFKEAMYKDPLLILSNWNVPNLSPCDWNGIICSPTKDNVIKIIISNTSLRGFLVPELGQITYLQELILSGNILMGTIPKEIGKLKNLKILDLGNNHLTGQIPAEIGTLSSIRTLNLQSNGLIGTLPPEIGNLKYLEELLIDRNRLVGSIPIAANKSKIGLCESSLPKVADFSYNFFVGSIPSCLDYLPRTSFQGNCMQIKDVKQRPFSQCAATVAKKKHRASRPIWLRNFEIVTGSSVGLLFLVVLFSAFSLCNVKRSLIVPWKKSASEKEKFTVYVDSEMLKDVLRFTRQELEVACEDFSNIIDSCADSQIYKGTIKSETEIAVISLCVKEEDWTGYLELNFQREVADLARLNHENAGKLLGYCKESTPFTRMLVFEYASNGTLYDHLHYGEGSLVSWAKRMKIVIGIARGLKYLHTELNPPFTVSELSSTAVYLTEEFTPKLVDFECWKSIQVRSEKNLRNISCEGAICVLPNAMEHRHLDLQGNIYSFGIILLEIVSGRPSYCQERGCLVEWAREKYLSAPDVMTSFLDPELKHFNQKELEAVCEVANQCLNLDQSEKDKEKPSCSIQTLCETIESRITVSISAEFKSSSLAWAELALASSPSNDDEDERSK, from the exons ATGCAGCTTTCTCTTGTGAGTCTTCTTGTTTTAGGGTTCCTCTTTGTGTCCTGTGACGCGTTTGCCTCTAATGaag TTGAAGCTCTTATTAGATTCAAGGAAGCTATGTATAAGGACCCTTTGCTAATTTTGTCTAATTGGAATGTCCCCAATTTGAGTCCTTGTGATTGGAACGGGATTATATGTTCTCCAACTAAGGATAATGTTATCAAGAT AATTATATCGAATACATCGTTGAGAGGGTTTCTTGTGCCAGAACTTGGTCAGATAACCTACTTGCAAGAACt GATCCTGAGTGGGAACATTTTAATGGGGACAATCCCAAAGGAGATAGGAAAGTTGAAGAATCTCAAGATCTTGGACCTGGGAAACAACCATTTGACAGGACAGATTCCAGCAGAGATAGGGACATTGTCAAGCATTAGGACACT AAACCTTCAGTCCAATGGGTTAATAGGAACGTTACCTCCAGAGATTGGAAACTTAAAGTACCTTGAAGAACTTCTTATTGACAGGAATAGGCTTGTAGGAAGTATTCCTATTGCCGCCAATAAATCAAAAAT TGGTTTGTGCGAGTCTTCTCTACCGAAAGTGGCAGATTTTTCTTACAACTTTTTCGTGGGAAGTATTCCGAGTTGCTTGGATTACCTTCCAAG AACGAGCTTCCAAGGAAACTGCATGCAAATCAAGGATGTTAAGCAGAGGCCTTTTTCACAATGTG CTGCAACCGTGGCCAAGAAGAAGCATCGAGCATCGAGACCTATCTGGCTTCGGAATTTTGAGATAGTCACGGGATCATCTGTTGGTTTGCTCTTTCTAGTTGTACTTTTCTCTGCGTTTAGCTTGTGCAACGTAAAGCGCTCTCTCATCGTTCCTTGGAAGAAATCTGCAAGTGAAAAGGAGAAGTTCACGGTCTATGTTg ATTCTGAAATGCTGAAGGATGTTTTAAGATTCACAAGACAAGAGCTAGAAGTGGCGTGTGAAGACTTCAGCAACATCATTGATTCTTGTGCAGATAGTCAGATATACAAAGGAACAATAAAAAGCGAGACTGAGATCGCAGTGATCTCTCTCTGcgttaaagaagaagattggaccGGATATCTCGAGCTTAATTTCCAGAGAGAG GTTGCGGATTTGGCTAGGTTAAACCATGAGAATGCGGGGAAATTATTGGGATACTGTAAAGAGAGCACACCGTTTACAAGAATGCTTGTTTTTGAGTATGCATCGAACGGGACACTATACGACCATCTCCACt ATGGGGAAGGGAGTTTAGTATCGTGGGCAAAACGAATGAAAATCGTTATAGGCATCGCACGTGGTCTCAAGTACCTTCATACTGAACTCAATCCTCCATTTACTGTCTCTGAGTTGAGCTCAACTGCAGTGTATCTCACTGAAGAGTTTACTCCCAAA CTGGTTGATTTCGAATGCTGGAAGTCGATTCAGGTAAGATCAGAGAAAAATCTGAGGAATATCAGTTGTGAAGGAGCTATATGTGTGCTGCCCAATGCAATGGAGCACCGACATCTGGATTTACAAGGGAATATCTACTCCTTTGGCATAATTTTGCTGGAAATTGTAAGCGGAAGACCTTCTTATTGCCAAGAGAGAGGTTGCTTGGTGGAATGG GCAAGGGAGAAATACCTTAGCGCACCAGATGTGATGACTAGCTTTCTGGATCCTGAGCTCAAGCATTTCAATCAAAAAGAGCTTGAGGCGGTATGTGAAGTGGCCAATCAATGTCTGAATTTGGACCAAAGTGAAAAAGACAAGGAGAAGCCTTCCTGTTCGATTCAGACGCTTTGTGAGACAATAGAGAGTAGAATCACTGTATCCATTTCTGCAGAATTCAAATCATCTTCTTTGGCATGGGCCGAGCTCGCGCTGGCCTCCTCGCCTTCCAACGATGACGAAGATGAAAGGAGTAAATAA
- the LOC104720674 gene encoding RNA-binding protein NOB1-like produces MDPNQTSMWSSIVKKDPPSKPPVNDGSPAAILGIVGNCKSTKGISVAVVDANAVIQGGQSLTNFADKFVTVPEVLSEIRDPASRRRLAFIPFTIDTMEPSPESLSKVIKFAKATGDLQTLSDVDLKLIALSYTLEAQVHGTKNLRDVPPPIQTVRVKRLPEKDLPGWGSNVANLDEWEALENETEEKSNANSKILPLKELIMNVLGSDTVSEVGSVVSRTEEDEQEGEKKHRRFPPKKTEIKLEGKMVVEGIDASKGQYGDDDDASDWRPAVSRSTHSRFLRRKAKWEHYNALAEQEIQKDQEADKARHLVDDTADLHQQSNQMSKDADESHAKDSGKNGEDLSSILKDMRLEEDSLKEGTNAEATFISGEDDIEVEAEGIDVSNQELEVASEAGDTFEASSIADDDSSEQSWSVRALSESSVACITGDFAMQNVILQMGLRLLAPGGMQIRQVNRWILKCHACYTVTPEIGRIFCPKCGNGGTLRKVAVTIGQNDKSFC; encoded by the exons ATGGATCCGAATCAAACCTCGATGTGGAGTTCTATTGTGAAGAAGGATCCACCTTCAAAGCCTCCGGTTAACGACGGATCTCCGGCAGCGATTCTCGGGATAGTCGGAAACTGCAAATCCACAAAGGGAATATCTGTGGCGGTTGTTGATGCCAATGCCGTCATTCAAGGAGGCCAAAGCTTAACAAACTTCGCCGACAAATTCGTAACCGTCCCTGAAGTGCTCTCCGAGATTCGTGACCCTGCTTCTCGCCGTCGTCTCGCTTTCATCCCTTTCACTATTGATACCATGGAACCTTCCCCTGAATCTCTCAGTAAAG TTATTAAATTTGCAAAAGCTACTGGTGATTTGCAAACTCTGTCTGATGTTGATCTCAAATTGATTGCTTTGTCATACACGCTTGAGGCTCAGGTTCATGGCACTAAAAATCTTAGAGATGTTCCTCCACCGATTCAAACTGTTAGAGTTAAGAGGTTACCTGAGAAGGATTTGCCTGGTTGGGGATCCAATGTGGCTAATTTGGATGAGTGGGAGGCACTTGAAAACGAGACTGAGGAAAAATCCAACGCTAACTCCAAAATCCTTCCGTTGAAAGAACTTATCATGAATGTTCTCGGTTCAGACACTGTTTCTGAGGTTGGTTCTGTTGTCTCTCGTACTGAAGAGGATGAGCAGGAAGGTGAGAAGAAGCATAGGCGATTCCCGCCCAAGAAAACAGAGATCAAGCTTGAGGGTAAGATGGTAGTGGAGGGAATTGATGCATCCAAGGGGCaatatggtgatgatgatgatgccagTGATTGGAGACCTGCTGTTAGTAGAAGTACTCACTCAAGGTTTCTTAGAAGAAAGGCCAAGTGGGAACATTACAATGCCTTGGCTGAACAAGAAATTCAGAAGGATCAAGAAGCTGACAAAGCTCGACACTTGGTTGATGACACAGCTGATCTGCATCAGCAGTCAAATCAGATGTCTAAAGATGCCGATGAAAGCCATGCAAAAGATAGTGGAAAGAATGGTGAGGATCTATCGTCCATCTTAAAAGACATGAGGTTGGAGGAAGATTCACTAAAAGAAGGGACGAATGCTGAAGCAACTTTCATCAGTGGTGAGGATGATATTGAAGTCGAAGCTGAGGGGATCGATGTTtcaaatcaagaattagaggtTGCTAGTGAGGCTGGGGATACCTTTGAGGCATCGTCCATTGCAGATGATGATAGCAGTGAGCAGAGTTGGTCGGTGAGAGCCTTGTCTGAGTCTAGTGTGGCCTGTATAACCGGTGATTTTGCAATGCAAAATGTTATTCTTCAAATGGGTTTGCGTTTACTTGCACCTGGAGGAATGCAAATTCGCCAAGTGAACAG GTGGATTTTGAAATGCCATGCTTGCTACACAGTAACTCCTGAAATTGGAAGAATCTTCTGTCCTAAGTGTGGGAATGGCGGCACTCTACGCAAGGTAGCGGTTACAATAGGCCAGAACG ACAAAAGCTTCTGCTGA
- the LOC104719792 gene encoding F-box/LRR-repeat protein At5g35995-like, with product MGSRDFISSLPDEVLGKKVLSLLPRKLVVSTSVLSKRWRNLFLFVDKFDLEDSTSLRNDGFSDFMEKTVALLLSNCPTKRLTLNCRYERSSVHRWIRSALQRGCLELNLQCLYGHSLDIGIFSSSSTLVKLTLSSYLTCLLGYVPLEEGTVFFPVLKTLSIGAVAADPDLYDWLISGSPVLEELFIRDVGDGDDPPTWTRSVVSASIKRLAIFFHLLYNTEPYEDDVEIKTPNLEFLDYSALLSDDFDVGNLDSLAEARLDLRLWELPTTRQFGDVTNLVAAIRNVKTLHLSSASLQAFYYCCFTMPVFHKLLHLSIVSDKENGWHALPRLLLKSPNLQTLAIKGLLHKVTYRCGNACVCTSKPEKKVLYKTCLDISPRDEVKGMCCLSTCRVKVLEISGYGGSFREVRQMAHFLGKLKYIETVKIGVEEDDSNNNNSEFLRANLRTLDRASSMCNFQFL from the exons ATGGGGTCTAGAGATTTCATCAGCAGTTTGCCGGATGAGGTTCTTGGCAAAAAAGTCCTGTCTTTGCTTCCGAGAAAACTCGTTGTCTCCACGTCTGTTCTGTCCAAGAGGTGGAGGAATCTATTCCTTTTTGTAGACAAGTTTGATTTGGAAGACTCAACATCTCTGAGAAATGATGGATTCTCTGATTTCATGGAGAAAACAGTGGCTCTGCTTCTTAGCAATTGTCCCACCAAGAGACTCACTCTGAACTGCCGCTATGAACGATCTAGTGTTCACCGTTGGATTCGCAGTGCCCTCCAACGCGGCTGCTTGGAACTAAACTTGCAATGCCTGTATGGTCATTCTTTGGATATAGGGATCTTCTCCTCGAGCAGTACATTGGTTAAACTCACACTATCTAGTTATCTAACTTGTCTTCTAGGGTATGTTCCACTTGAGGAGGGCACAGTGTTTTTCCCAGTGCTCAAGACACTTTCCATTGGTGCTGTTGCGGCTGATCCAGATCTGTATGATTGGCTCATCTCTGGATCCCCTGTGCTCGAGGAATTATTCATACGTGATGTTGGTGATGGTGATGACCCGCCAACTTGGACGAGGTCTGTGGTTAGTGCATCCATCAAGCGACTCGCGATTTTTTTCCACCTTCTTTATAACACAGAACCTTATGAAGACGATGTTGAGATAAAGACACCTAATCTTGAGTTTCTTGACTATTCTGCTCTTCTCTCCGATGATTTTGATGTTGGTAATCTGGATTCGCTTGCTGAAGCTAGACTGGATCTTCGGTTGTGGGAGTTACCTACCACACGTCAATTTGGTGATGTTACAAATCTGGTTGCTGCAATAAGAAATGTCAAGACCCTTCAcctctcttctgcttctttg CAGGCGTTTTACTACTGCTGTTTTACCATGCCGGTCTTCCACAAACTCCTTCATCTATCTATTGTGAGCGACAAGGAAAACGGTTGGCATGCATTGCCTCGTCTGCTTTTGAAATCTCCAAATCTACAAACTCTAGCGATAAAG GGTCTTTTGCACAAAGTTACTTATAGATGTGGAAACGCATGCGTTTGCACTAGCAAGCCTGAGAAAAAGGTGTTATATAAGACTTGTTTAGATATAAGTCCTCGTGATGAGGTGAAGGGGATGTGTTGTTTATCGACATGTCGAGTTAAAGTGCTAGAAATTTCAGGGTATGGAGGTAGTTTTAGAGAGGTGAGACAAATGGCGCATTTCTTGggaaaattgaaatatattgaAACTGTGAAAATTGGTGTCGAAGAAGAcgacagcaacaacaacaacagtgaGTTCTTGCGCGCCAATCTTAGGACTCTTGATAGAGCTTCGTCAATGTGCAACTTCCAATTCCTCTGA
- the LOC104719791 gene encoding glutathione S-transferase T1, whose protein sequence is MKLKVYADRMSQPSRAVIIFCKVNGIQFDENLIILSKRQQLTPEFKDINPMGKVPAIVDGRLKLFESHAILIYLSSAFPSVVDHWYPNDLSKRAKIHSVLDWHHTSLRPGAAGYVLNSVLAPALGLPLNPKAAADAEKLLTKSLSTLETFWLKGNAKFLLGSNQPSIADLSLVCELTQLQVLDDKDRIRLLSPHKKVEQWIENTRKATMPHFDEVHEVLFKAKDRFQKQREMGTVSKPGLQSKM, encoded by the exons atgaagctcaAAGTGTATGCGGATCGGATGTCACAGCCATCTCGTGCTGTCATCATATTCTGCAA GGTTAATGGAATCCAATTCGATGAGAATTTGATTATCTTATCGAAACGTCAGCAATTAACCCCTGAATTCAAAG ATATTAACCCAATGGGGAAAGTTCCAGCTATTGTTGATGGTAGACTTAAGCTCTTTGAGAG TCATGCTATCTTGATATATCTTTCCTCAGCATTCCCAAGTGTAGTTGATCATTG GTACCCGAATGATCTTTCCAAAAGAGCCAAGATCCACTCAGTTTTGGATTGGCATCACACTAGTTTACGCCCTGGTGCAG CTGGATATGTTCTGAATAGTGTACTAGCTCCAGCTCTCGGTCTTCCTCTGAATCCGAAAGCAGCTGCTGATGCTGAGAAGTTACTAACTAAGTCTCTGTCCACTCTAGAGACTTTTTGGCTTAAGGGCAATGCCAAGTTCTTGCTCGGAAGCAACCAACCATCTATAGCTGATCTGAGCCTTGTGTGTGAACTGACGCAGCTGCAG GTTTTGGATGACAAAGATCGTATTAGATTGCTAAGCCCTCATAAGAAAGTGGAACAATGGATTGAGAATACGAGAAAGGCGACGATGCCTCATTTTGATGAGGTCCATGAGGTCCTTTTCAAAGCCAAAGATAGATTCCAGAAGCAGCGAGAGATGGGAACCGTATCTAAACCGGGTCTTCAATCTAAGATGTaa
- the LOC104720675 gene encoding probable xyloglucan galactosyltransferase GT20, whose translation MVSKRKPTTPKKRDGHPRIFFFSHNLCFIFCKSILYRVFLTISLFFALYLWLSSTFIISSRKLNDPSVVLKKYGEIISQKNDTFVRTIVSGEDRKRYGVNAKSVLDHKAKNESEEEQYKYIKPKSEGEGYALRAVIKYIHVQRSWLSTRKKGENPGSCEGKGVYVYDLPSKFNRDLLVECKDMVPWTNMCKFFKNEGFGEAIGNLGQRWFRTHQYALEPIFHSRVLKHPCRVYNESQAKIFYVPFYAGFDVLRWHFKNNVSDVMKDRLGIEVLKWLESKESWKRNAGKDHVFVLGKISWDFRRSKLPWGSRFLELQGMKNPTKLLIERHPWEVNDIAIPHPTYFHPKTDNDIASWQVKMMNKPRRNVVSFAGGARPGNPHSIRSTLIEQCTTLADQCRFLNCSNGSCDKPENVIELFQDSEFCLQPSGDSPTRKSVFDSLISGCIPVIFNPYTAYYQYAWHLPEDHRKYSVYISQEDVEGKRVNVVKKLMAKTLSEKEEMRSYIIHQLLPGLVYGDSNAKFHRFRDAFDITFDSLLEKINRLV comes from the coding sequence ATGGTCTCAAAGAGAAAGCCAACAACACCCAAGAAGAGAGATGGTCATCctcgtatcttcttcttctctcataatctttgttttatcttctgCAAATCCATTCTCTATCGAGTTTTTCTCACGATTTCTCTGTTCTTTGCTCTTTATCTTTGGTTATCTTCGACCTTCATCATCTCCTCAAGGAAACTCAACGATCCGAGTGTTGTTCTTAAGAAATATGGAGAAATTATTTCTCAAAAGAATGATACATTTGTCAGAACGATTGTTTCGGGTGAAGATAGAAAGCGTTATGGTGTGAATGCTAAGTCTGTTCTTGATCATAAAGCCAAGAACGAATCGGAGGAAGAACAATACAAATACATCAAACCTAAGAGTGAAGGAGAAGGCTACGCGTTAAGGGCAGTGATTAAGTACATTCATGTCCAGAGATCTTGGTTGTCGACCAGGAAAAAAGGCGAAAATCCAGGATCTTGTGAAGGGAAAGGAGTTTATGTTTATGATTTACCGTCTAAATTCAACCGAGATTTATTGGTTGAGTGCAAAGATATGGTCCCTTGGACTAACATGTGTAAGTTTTTCAAGAATGAAGGTTTTGGAGAAGCAATTGGTAATCTTGGTCAACGTTGGTTTAGGACACATCAGTACGCTCTTGAACCGATCTTCCACTCTAGAGTTTTGAAGCATCCTTGTAGGGTTTACAACGAAAGCCAAGCTAAGATCTTTTATGTCCCTTTTTATGCCGGTTTCGATGTTTTGAGATGGCATTTCAAGAATAATGTTTCTGATGTTATGAAGGACCGGTTGGGGATCGAGGTTTTGAAATGGCTTGAGTCGAAGGAATCTTGGAAAAGAAATGCCGGAAAAGATCATGTGTTTGTCCTCGGCAAGATTTCTTGGGATTTTAGAAGAAGTAAACTTCCTTGGGGCTCAAGGTTCCTCGAGTTACAAGGAATGAAAAACCCTACAAAGCTTCTCATCGAAAGACATCCATGGGAAGTCAACGACATCGCGATCCCGCATCCGACCTATTTCCACCCTAAAACAGACAATGATATCGCTAGCTGGCAGGTCAAGATGATGAACAAACCTCGCAGGAATGTAGTAAGTTTTGCCGGAGGTGCAAGACCCGGTAATCCTCATAGCATCCGGTCAACGCTAATCGAACAATGCACAACACTTGCTGACCAATGCCGATTCTTAAACTGTTCTAACGGAAGTTGTGACAAGCCTGAAAATGTCATAGAGCTGTTCCAAGACTCGGAGTTCTGTCTACAACCGTCAGGAGATAGTCCAACGAGAAAATCGGTGTTCGATTCACTAATCTCCGGTTGCATTCCGGTGATCTTTAATCCATACACAGCTTATTATCAGTACGCGTGGCACTTACCGGAGGATCATAGGAAATACTCAGTGTATATAAGCCAAGAAGATGTGGAAGGAAAGAGAGTAAACGTTGTAAAGAAGTTGATGGCAAAGACTCTAAGTGAGAAAGAGGAAATGAGAAGTTACATTATTCATCAGCTTTTGCCTGGTTTGGTCTATGGAGACTCTAATGCTAAGTTCCATAGGTTTCGAGATGCTTTTGATATTACTTTCGATAGTTTACTTGAAAAAATCAACAGGTTGgtctaa
- the LOC104719793 gene encoding probable xyloglucan galactosyltransferase GT20: protein MIVSVVSKIKTRIILFFFLIYLLLSFNNFHICFFSRKYNDPYCITAGSKPGFQISSEQNESFTGDRVSADHTKILRSGDTKGYDDVLEQEDKPKNIGPVSDQEDKPKNKADLYIEEEYSKYIKPKSEGERYALRAAVKYLYLQRSWLAPGDENINKTLSCEGKGVYVYDLPSKFNRDLLVGCNDILPRVNLCSYFKNEGFGEAIENLGKGWFRTHMYSLEPILHSRVLKHPCRVYNETQAKLFYVPYYGGYDVLRWHYRNVSDDVKDRLGIEVLKWLESKESWRRNAGKDHVFVLGKITWDFRRDKVPWGSRFLELQEMQSPTKLLIERQPWQVNDIAIPHPTYFHPQTDDDITSWQIKIASKPRRNLVSFAGGARSGKPDNIRSTLIEQCVSSTSNQCRFLNCTNRSCMNPKNVLDLFQDSEFCLQPPGDSATRRSVFDSLISGCIPVIFTPYTAYYQYAWHLPEDHRRYSVYISEQDVKETRVNVVEILKAKTLSEKEKMRSYIIHQLLPGLVYGDSNAKFKKFRDAFDIAFDSLLEKIKQSE, encoded by the coding sequence atgatagtaTCGGTGGTCTCAAAGATAAAGACAAgaatcattctcttcttctttcttatttacCTTTTGTTATCTTTCAACAACTTCCAcatctgtttcttctctcgGAAGTACAACGATCCTTATTGTATCACGGCCGGTTCTAAACCTGGTTTTCAAATAAGTTCTGAACAAAATGAATCTTTCACCGGAGATAGAGTTTCCGCTGATCACACGAAGATTCTTCGCAGTGGAGATACAAAGGGGTATGATGATGTTCTTGAACAAGAAGACAAACCCAAGAATATTGGTCCAGTTTCTGATCAAGAAGACAAACCCAAGAACAAGGCTGACCTCTATATAGAGGAAGAATACAGCAAATACATCAAACCTAAGAGTGAAGGAGAGAGATATGCGTTAAGGGCAGCCGTCAAGTATCTATACCTACAAAGATCATGGCTAGCTCCGGGAGATGAAAACATCAATAAAACGCTGTCGTGTGAAGGTAAAGGAGTTTATGTTTATGATTTACCGTCGAAATTCAACAGAGATTTGTTGGTAGGGTGCAACGATATACTTCCAAGGGTTAACTTGTGTAGTTACTTCAAGAATGAAGGCTTTGGAGAAGCTATTGAGAATCTTGGCAAAGGTTGGTTTAGAACACACATGTATTCTCTTGAGCCTATCTTACACTCTAGAGTTTTGAAGCATCCTTGTAGGGTTTACAACGAAACCCAAGCTAAGCTCTTCTATGTTCCATACTATGGCGGTTATGATGTTTTGAGATGGCATTATAGGAATGTTTCTGACGATGTTAAAGATCGGTTAGGGATCGAGGTTTTAAAATGGCTTGAATCAAAGGAATCATGGAGGAGAAACGCTGGTAAAGATCATGTGTTTGTTCTAGGAAAAATTACTTGGGATTTTAGGAGAGATAAGGTCCCTTGGGGCTCAAGGTTCCTTGAGCTACAAGAAATGCAAAGCCCTACCAAGCTACTTATCGAAAGACAACCATGGCAGGTCAACGACATCGCCATTCCTCACCCGACCTATTTCCATCCGCAAACAGATGACGATATCACCAGCTGGCAGATCAAGATCGCAAGTAAACCTCGCCGGAATCTAGTTAGCTTCGCAGGAGGTGCAAGATCCGGTAAACCGGATAACATCCGATCAACTCTAATCGAGCAATGCGTGTCTTCAACTTCCAACCAATGTCGGTTCTTGAACTGTACAAACCGAAGCTGCATGAATCCGAAGaatgttcttgatttgtttcaagATTCGGAGTTTTGTCTGCAGCCGCCTGGAGATAGCGCAACTAGGAGATCTGTGTTCGACTCACTAATCTCCGGTTGCATTCCAGTGATTTTTACTCCGTATACGGCTTATTACCAGTACGCATGGCATCTTCCTGAGGATCATAGGAGATACTCAGTGTATATAAGCGAACAAGATGTGAAGGAAACGAGAGTAAATGTGGTGGAGATACTGAAGGCAAAGACTCTaagtgagaaagagaaaatgagaagTTACATTATTCATCAGCTTTTGCCTGGTTTGGTCTATGGAGACTCTAACGCTAAGTTTAAAAAGTTCCGAGATGCTTTTGATATCGCTTTTGATAGTTTACttgaaaaaatcaaacaatcagAATAA
- the LOC104719795 gene encoding uncharacterized protein LOC104719795: MGKRGAKKLTNTQGGGPNLKSVLRHDHLKNLALWSSAGDTPIPSLASLFGRRLAADIETTGIATDPDLVSCQRCETILKPGVNCNVRIEKVSSKQKKKRTRCKKSNICLPQNNVVYHCNFCSHRNLKRGTAKGQMKEIYPFKPKAPRPSRPNKINEEMPQSNMLSSPVRSEKDQVEEVNTPKPMMLTLDRDKRIRKSKSKKPIEPQSVAEKTVGGSNKRKRNSWTGMKEVAETNKSSRTNLKIPFLL, translated from the exons ATGGGCAAACGAGGAGCTAAGAAGCTTACAAACACTCAAGGAGGAGGACCTAATCTCAAATCCGTACTGAGACATGATCACTTAAAAAATCTCGCTCTCTGGTCTTCCGCCGGAGATACTCCGATACCTTCTCTTGCTTCTTTGTTCGGTCGACGTCTCGCTGCCGACATTGAAACCACCGGAATAGCTACTGATCCTGATCTCGTCTCTTGCCAAAG GTGTGAGACCATACTTAAGCCAGGGGTCAATTGCAATGTCAGAATCGAGAAGGTTTCGtctaagcagaagaagaaacgcACCAGGTGCAAGAAGTCTAACATCTGTTTGCCTCAGAACAATGTAGTTTACCACTGCAATTTCTGTTCTCACCGGAACCTTAAGAGAGGTACTGCCAAAGGTCAGATGAAAGAGATTTACCCCTTCAAGCCGAAAGCTCCTCGTCCTTCACGTCCTAATAAGATCAATGAAGAAATGCCTCAAAGTAACATGCTTTCTTCACCTGTGAGAAGTGAGAAAGATCAGGTGGAGGAGGTGAATACACCGAAGCCAATGATGCTTACTCTGGATAGGGATAAGAGGATACGAAAATCCAAGAGTAAGAAACCGATTGAGCCTCAAAGTGTTGCGGAGAAAACAGTTGGTGGATCaaacaagaggaagagaaattCATGGACAGGTATGAAAGAGGTAGCTGAGACTAACAAGAGTTCTAGAACAAACTTAAAGATACCTTTTCTCTTGTGA